The DNA segment CGGCGTTGACTATTGGCTACGTCTTAACATTCCCGCCACTGGCACGCCTTTCGACCAGGCAGGCTTCTTCATACTTTATTATATTCTCAAACACTTAGACAGCATAGAAGACGAAAGTATAGATGTTCATTTAGACCTTACCCACGGTCTCAACTATTTGACAACACTCTTGAGAGACATAGGCCCATTCACTGCCACATGCCACGCCATGGCAAAAGGAGTTGATATGACGCTTCATGTTTACAATAGCGAGCCCTATCCTTCGCCCAGACCTAACAACATCCCCAGGCTCGCCATATACAAGGTTGGCGAGCAGTCTATGAGCCTAAGAACGGCGTGGACAACTCTACTTAGTGCTATAGTGGACCTTGGTAGCCGAAAACTGGAGCTTATAAAACCCTCAGCTGGCAATAGACTTCCTAGCAGTTTGGAAGAAACCCTCGCATCCGCCAGGAAGCTCTACTCTAGAACTCTTGAGAGTGTGGGTATATACCTCTCATCAGCCCCTCTGGCGGCATACTACTACAGCCGTAGCTTCGCTAAAGCTGGAGAAGAGCCCTACTTATCATCACTAGGATTACTTAATATCTTAATATCATAGAGGATGCTATAGACAACATGGTAAACGTGGAGGGTAGAGGGAGAGAACTCCTTGTAGAGTGGAGAAGTACATTGAAGCTACAGCCGGCCAAGGCGCTGATCGCCTCAGCAGCCATAGCCCAACACGTTGTAAACGCGGTAAAACAAGAAATCGATAATCAGGAAGGACTTGCGTTACAAAAACTAGAGGAGATAAACACCAGGCTATCCAGCCCTAACAAAATGCTGGCCGACGAAGAGCTATCAAACATAAGGGACGGGTGTCTCAAGAAAAAGCCTAATGTAGTATGTCAACTACAAGTCTATAGAAAATGGCCCGATAAGGAATGCCGCGAGACAGGTATAAACAAGAGAAACTTCTACGCGCACGCCGGGCTAGAGAAGAACGTAACACAACTCGTAGAAAGAGACGGTACACTTTACCTAAGATATTGCCCTCAAGCCGAAAAAATATGAAAATATCTAAGAAAATAGCGGCTGACATACTTCATATTAAATTAAATAGACTAAAAATTAACAATTAACGGAAAAATTATCTGGATGAAAAGGGGCTTGCGGCACACAGCATTAATATTTCTTCAACTTCCAGCCTAGACCGAATACAATCAAACAAAAGTTTGTTTATGGAGCCGCCGGCGGGATTCGAACCCGCGACCACCGGCTTACAAGGCCGGCGCTTTAGGCCCCGCGCAGGGGTCTGCCTGCTGAGCTACGGCGGCTCTCCCCTGGTTTTGTTTGCTTTATTCTTGGGGTTTAAAGGGTTTGGGGCTTGTTGGGGGCCTGGGAGTGCTTGGGGTTGGTGCCGCCGCCGGGATTCGAACCCGGGACCTCCGGATCTCCCAGGCCCCCAGGCGACTTCGGCCTGGAGAGTGATTGTAGCCGGGCCGTATGAGTCCGGCGCTCTGCCAGGCTGAGCTACGGCGGCGCCCTGTATATGGGTGTTTCTGTGGTGAGTGGTTATGTGTGTTAAGTCTGGTCTAGCTGTTTTAATATGGCTTCCCGTATGAACTCGCTCCTCGTTAGCCCCTTCCTCTCTGCGTGGCGGTCTATCTCCTCGAGGAGGTCTGCTTCTATCTTGAATGTTACTACCTTGATTCTCCTCTCTCTCCTCCTGGGGGCGTAGGTGACTATTATCTCCATGGCTGCCATCGAGTCTCCCCGTGTTTGCGTTTCTCTGTAGTCTGTTTTGTGATATGCTGTTGTGAAACATGGGTCTATAGGGAGGGGGGTCTGCGTTCATATCTCGTGGATGACCGCAAGTATTTTTACAGGCTTCCCGGGGGGTTTAGCCTGTTGTCTGTAGGAGTGTCAGGGTTACCTCTATACCCCCTTCCTCCTGACCAGGTATTGCTAGGTCATACCTTATTTTCGATGCGGCTATGAGGCCGTCTATTCTGGCCAGCTCCATGCTGAGGGGTGCCTGGGCCCAGGGGTTTTGGCTCAGTCCTGCGGCCTGGGGTAGTAATACCACCTGAAGCCCCCTTTTCGCACCCTCAGGGGTGTCCACCTTCTGGAAGCTAACGTTTACTCTAACGAGAGACGAGGCCTGGCCCTGAGCTATGAACTGGCCCCAGTCTACCCCTAGGGCCCCGCTTATATAGTAGTGTAGATAGAGGGGGGCTATCCCGGGGAAGACGTCGACGCCTATGATCTCGCCCTGGCTCCCCTGGGTGAAGGAGAAGCCTGTCAGGAAGGCCTCCTCCCACCTGAGGACATCCAGGGGCGTCTCCTGGCCTGAGTCGGGGTCTACCATCGTCATCGAGGTGAGGGCGTTCTCGCCGTACTCATAGCTAATCTTGTACTGGAGCTCCCCCTCCTTATAAAGCTCCGCCACCCCGCTCCTGGAGCCCGGGCTGTTATCTACAACCACCCTGTAGACTTCACTCCCAACCCTGACCTCATACTCGAGCTTGTCAACCCGGTCAAGTATATCGCCGAGGCTCGGCGTGGAGGCTGCAAGGCTCTTCAACACGCCGTAGTGCATATAGTAGACGGCAGCTCCGCCCACCGCGGAGAGGAGGGCGAGGACTGCGAAAACCGTGAACAACGGCTTGAAAGCCACCAGCTTCATAACACTCGGACACCCATCCAACCCCTGGGACGCCCGGTGGATTTAAAGCCTGCTGGCCCCGTTCGGTAGTGTGGGTGTTAGAAAGTGACCCTAGGCCTTGACAGAGGCACCAACGCTATGGGGCATGAGGGGTGGACCCGAGTTAGGTGTAGGGTGTGCGGCACATACCTAGACATAACCGGGCAGCCGCCGGGGGGGAGGAGCATAACGCTAGTGTACGCCTGCCCAAGGTGCGCCAAAGACTATGGAGCCTATTTCTGCAGGGCTGATGCCAGAAGCCTGAAGTATCGCTGCCCCTTCTGCGGCTCCGAGCTGGTTGTTATATCCCCTGTAACCACGACACAGGTCTAAACTCACCCGCCAAGGCCCCACCCTCCGATCCAGGGTGTTTTATAGGTTGATTATTAGGGAGGAGTGGATAGAGCCTTATAGGAGGGTTGTTATTGTCGAGGAGGGTGGTAGGAGGTTCTACAGCATAGACTTCTACATGGAGTGGCGGGATGAGGCGCCGCGGGGTTTGGAGAGGGTGGCGGGCGTTGGCGGTAAGGAGGTTTGGAGGCTGCCACTGGATGAGGGGTGTGAGGCCCTCTTCCTCATAACCCCGGCCAGCCTGGAGGTTATAAGCCTCAGGCTCTCCACGAGCGTGGACCGAGACCCCGCCTCTGGTGACGCGAGGGCAGCTGCTGAGCTGTGTGAAGAGGGTTTCAAGAGATGGCTAGGGTCTGCGCGCTCCTGAGCGGTGGTAAGGACAGCAACTACGCCCTCTACCTCTCGATGATGAGAGGTGACGAGGTAGTCTGCATCCTCGCCGTGAAGCCCAGGAGAAGGGATAGCTGGATGTTCCACACTGCAGCCCTGGAGGCACCGAGGCTCCAGGCAGAGGCTATGGGCCTCTCCCACGTCTACAGGGAGGCGGAAGTTAGTGGTGTTAGGGAGAGGGAGGTGGAGGAGCTGAAGCCTGTTCTGGCCAGGCTGAAAGGTGAGGCGGAGTTCGACACCATCGTCCTCGGGGGGATAGCCAGCAGGTACCAGCTGGAGAGGGCCAAGGCCCTGGCCGGCCACGTGGGGGCCAGGGTCTACGCCCCCCTCTGGGGCGTAGACCCGGAGAATCACCTCCTAAACCTTGTCAGGGAGGGGTTCAAGTTCATAATATCAAGGGCTGCTACCATGGGGCTGGGGCCGAGGCATGTGGGGAGGGTTTTCGACGAGGACCTAGCCAGGGAGGTTATAGCCCTCTCTAGGAAGTACGGCTTCAACCCGGCTTTTGAGGGGGGCGAGGCAGAGACTCTAGTGCTCTCCGCACCCCACTACAGGAGGGGTATATGTGTGAGGGGGAAGGTGGCGAGCCTGCCTGGAGAGGTTTACGAGCTGGTAGTGTATGACATGCGCCTATGCGGGGAGGCTAGGGTCGAGCTAGAGCCTCCCTAGGAGCCTCTCCGAGTTGAGGGCCACAGTCTCCATCACCAGCTGGGGGTTCTCGCCCCTAGCCTCAGCAACGATCTTGACAGTCTCCCTTACCATGAGAGGGTTGAGCCTGAGCCCCCTATAGTTGTAGGGGCCGTCGCTCTCCACAACCAGAGACTCGAGGGGTACCTCCCTAGCCAGCCTCAGACTCTTCTCCTGCACCCTTATGGCCGAGTTTATAGAGAACCAAACCCTACCCTCCGGGAGGGCTCGGGGCAGGGTTGCTGGCCCGGTGTACCAGTGGTACATGAACCTAGCCGTGCTGGTCCAGCCTATCCTGTGGGCAACTTGCTTCCACGCGTCGGGGGCGTGTATGTTAAGCATAACACCCATCTCCTCGGCTAGGCGAACGAACGCGTCGAAAACCTCGTTCTGCACCCTCCACGTATACTCGTCAACAAACCTCCTGTCAAGCCCCACCTCCCCCAGACAGGGGGCCCCATACCTGTAAGCCAGCCTCAGGACCTCCCAGGCCTCCCACACCCTACCCTCCCTAACGTTCCAGGGGTGGAAGCCCATGCAGGGGACAACCCTCCTCCCGAACGCGTGCCACAGGTCCAGCGTCCTCCACGCCGACTCGAGATCGTCAGAAACAGCAACAACCACAAGACTCTTATCAGCCTCGAGAATCTCCTCAACCTCCCCCAAGCTAAACTCGTGTAGGTGGACGTGCATATCGTAGACCCTCAACATGCCTCCCCCGGGCATGAGTGTTAGGGTAGGACGGGTTTAACGGCTGGCTGGTACAGAGTGTGTGGGAATCTGTGTTGAGGGTGGCTGGAAGGGGGGCTATTCTCAGTCTAGCCCTTGTGGCCAGTCTGTCAGTCTACCTAAATATAGAGTCCTACCTGGCGGCAGGCGGTGTTACTCTACTCCCCCTGGCTATATCGGCCCTCTGGTTGGGGGGTGCCGTCGCTGTAGCGGGAGGGAGGGTGTGGGGGCTCTACCCTTTCATGCTGGGGAGCCTTGGCTTCATCCAGTGGAGGCTCCTGGCCGTTGTCCCCGGGGAGGAGGGTCTCTGGTGGGTGGCCGAGGTCTCAGTGGCAACTCTGCTGTGGTTCGTGGCCACCTTCGAGGTCCTCAGGCTCTGGCTGCGAGTGAGGCGTGGGCGCGTTTAATATAAAGCCTCGTCTCCGAACCCGATTCACCCTGGGGTGCTCGACGGCATGGGCGGAAAGCACGGCAAGTACGTGTACGTCAAGAGGGGAGACGGCTGGTATGTGAAGGTCAGGGTGTTCAAGAACAGGCCCCAGGATAGTCCTGAGAAGTACCTCGTTGTCGGGCCGAAGAGGAGGGAGGCGCCCATAACCTTCCAAGTCCTCGAGGAGGAGGACCTGCCGGAGGAGGCTAGGAGGGCCCTCTATCTTGTCTAAAACCCCCTGTGGAGAACCGGAAGTCTCCATTATAGTACCTACCCTCAACGAGAGGGACAACATACGCCCCCTCTACGAGGGGCTGAGGAGAAGCCTGGAGGGGGCTGGCCTCGATTGCTTCGAAATAGTTTTTGTCGACGACTCCTCCACAGACGGGACAATAGAGGAGGTGGAGCGCCTTTCACGCGCTGACCCTAGGGTTAGGCTTATAGTTAGGAGGGGAGAGAAGGGGCTCTCCAGGGCGGTGCTGGAAGGGCTTCGCAGAGCTAGGAGTAGGATTGCTGTTGTGATGGACGCGGACCTACAGCATCCCCCTGAGACGGTGCCCCTGCTTGTCGAGAAGGTTGCCGGGGGCGGAGCCGAAGTGGCTGTGGCCTCACGCTACGCTCCAGGCGGCGGGGTGGAGGGGTGGAGCGTGTTTCGCAGGATCATAAGCAGGGGCGCCGTGCTGCTGGCTTGGCTCCTCATACCCGAGTCCAGGAAGACGAGCGACCCTGTCTCCGGCTTCTTCGCGTTGAACCTCGGGAGAGTCAAGCCAGACATCGTCAGTGGCAGGGGCTTCAAGATACTCCTGGAGATAATATATACTAACCCCTACGCTAGAGTTGTTGACGTCCCCTTCACTTTCCGCGGTAGGCGTCGGGGCAGCAGCAAGCTCGGCCCCTCAACAATTCTCGACTACCTACTCCAGGTCCTCCAGCTCTCTAGCATGCCTCGCTTCATGGCCGTCGGCGCCCTAGGCTCCCTGGTCAACCTTGTCGTCTATACGCTGGCCTTCACAGCGACAGGGATACATTTGCTGAGTAGCCTGCTGGGTTTCGAGGCCGGGCTCATACACAACGCGCTGCTGCACGATAAGGTGACGTTCAGAAACAGGAGCCTCTGGAGAAGCCACAGCTTCCCGAGGAGGCTAGCCAAATACCACGCCACCAGCGCCGCCGGCATAGCTATTGGAGTCGCCGTATCCACGCTACTCTACAGCATCGCAGGCCTCCACCCCCTACTATCCCAGGCGCTCGGGATAGGGGCTGGTTTTATAGTGAACTTCACCCTAGCCTCAAGGTATATCTGGAAGTAGGTGTCGAGCCGTGGCTGGGAGCAGGCTCAGGATACTCGAGGAGGAGGTCAGAAGGTGCACCAGGTGCCCCCTCCACGCTACCAGGACTCACGCAGTCCCTGGCGAGGGTCCTGAGGAAGCTGGTGTCATGGTGGTGGGCGAGGCCCCGGGGAGGATGGAGGACAAGCTCGGCCGCCCTTTCGTCGGCCCTGCTGGGAAGCTTCTGGACAGCCTGCTGGAGCTTGCTGGCCTCTCTAGGAGCGAGGTTTATATCACGAATGTGGTCAAGTGTAGGCCCCCAGGCAACAGGGACCCTAGAGAGGAGGAAATTGAAGCCTGCCTCCCGTATCTTGTAGAGCAGATCAGCCTAATCAGGCCGAAGCTTGTGATAGCTGTTGGAAGGCACGCTGGCAGGACTATATTCAGGCTGGCCAGCTTGAGGTGGCCTGGCCTGGCCAAGGCCCGGGGGAGGGCCTGGAGGGGGAGAATCGGGGGTGTGGAGGTGTCTATAGCTGTGACCTACCACCCTGCAGCTGCCCTCTACAATCCTGGTTTAAGGGGTGAGCTTGAGAAAGACTTCTCAGATGTAATAAGGAGGATTGTGGGCGAGGCCCTATCCAGGGGCGGCGGGAGGGGGAGAATCGGGGGTGGGCTTGACAGGTGGCTCTCACCAGATCCTGGAGGACCTGGCGAAGGAGCGGGCGGTGATGTAGACTCCCAGGGTGAATAGGAGGCTCGCAGCGGCAAGAGACAGGGCTACGAGGGCGCCCGCCTCGATACGCGAAGCCGCGGCCTCTTGGCCTCCAGATGTCTCCTGGACTGCTGCTTCTAGCTGCGACTCCATAGCCTCGGCAGCTATGCTCCAGAGTATAGCCGAGGCTGTGGCCTCCTCCATCATAGATATAGCGAGCTGGGGATCATCCCTTGCCAGTATCTCAGCGTACTGTATGTAGGCCTCGGTCAGGCCGCTCTGGAAGCCCAGGGATGAGGCCCGGGCTAGGAGCACGGAGATTATAGCCTCCATCTCGCTGCGGTATAGATCCAGGTCCTCGGGTGGGGGCGGCTCCTCGGGGGCGGCTGAGATAACCTGGAGTGTCATGCTCACGGCGTCCCTGAGGAATCCTATGGCCGCCACATAGTTGCCCTCCCCCTCGTACGCCTTCGCCTCCGAGACTAGCTTCGACAGCGCTGCCAGGTAGGGTGCGAACCTGGCCTCCGGTAGGTTGTAAGCTTTTATCATGTATTCTACGAGGCTCCTGCCGTAGTCGGCCGACGTGTAGCCATACCCCCTGAAAAACTGGTATACAACCCTGAGGTCCTCCCTGCTGATCTCCCTGCCAACATCCCTAACAGCTTCAGCAGTCCTAAGCCAGCCCTCCACGCTCTCCAGCCTAGCCTTTATATAGCCCAGCTGAGAGGCGGTGCTCGAGGGTTCTTCAGG comes from the Aeropyrum camini SY1 = JCM 12091 genome and includes:
- a CDS encoding CRISPR-associated DxTHG motif protein, whose translation is MYSGLKFPKKYSEFKQLSSKVVESWLRECENLEHADVEVVPNIGWYGVDYWLRLNIPATGTPFDQAGFFILYYILKHLDSIEDESIDVHLDLTHGLNYLTTLLRDIGPFTATCHAMAKGVDMTLHVYNSEPYPSPRPNNIPRLAIYKVGEQSMSLRTAWTTLLSAIVDLGSRKLELIKPSAGNRLPSSLEETLASARKLYSRTLESVGIYLSSAPLAAYYYSRSFAKAGEEPYLSSLGLLNILIS
- a CDS encoding TM1812 family CRISPR-associated protein yields the protein MVNVEGRGRELLVEWRSTLKLQPAKALIASAAIAQHVVNAVKQEIDNQEGLALQKLEEINTRLSSPNKMLADEELSNIRDGCLKKKPNVVCQLQVYRKWPDKECRETGINKRNFYAHAGLEKNVTQLVERDGTLYLRYCPQAEKI
- a CDS encoding ribbon-helix-helix domain-containing protein; protein product: MAAMEIIVTYAPRRRERRIKVVTFKIEADLLEEIDRHAERKGLTRSEFIREAILKQLDQT
- a CDS encoding diphthine--ammonia ligase, with translation MARVCALLSGGKDSNYALYLSMMRGDEVVCILAVKPRRRDSWMFHTAALEAPRLQAEAMGLSHVYREAEVSGVREREVEELKPVLARLKGEAEFDTIVLGGIASRYQLERAKALAGHVGARVYAPLWGVDPENHLLNLVREGFKFIISRAATMGLGPRHVGRVFDEDLAREVIALSRKYGFNPAFEGGEAETLVLSAPHYRRGICVRGKVASLPGEVYELVVYDMRLCGEARVELEPP
- a CDS encoding TatD family hydrolase, yielding MRVYDMHVHLHEFSLGEVEEILEADKSLVVVAVSDDLESAWRTLDLWHAFGRRVVPCMGFHPWNVREGRVWEAWEVLRLAYRYGAPCLGEVGLDRRFVDEYTWRVQNEVFDAFVRLAEEMGVMLNIHAPDAWKQVAHRIGWTSTARFMYHWYTGPATLPRALPEGRVWFSINSAIRVQEKSLRLAREVPLESLVVESDGPYNYRGLRLNPLMVRETVKIVAEARGENPQLVMETVALNSERLLGRL
- a CDS encoding DUF5622 domain-containing protein; its protein translation is MGGKHGKYVYVKRGDGWYVKVRVFKNRPQDSPEKYLVVGPKRREAPITFQVLEEEDLPEEARRALYLV
- a CDS encoding glycosyltransferase family 2 protein, which gives rise to MSKTPCGEPEVSIIVPTLNERDNIRPLYEGLRRSLEGAGLDCFEIVFVDDSSTDGTIEEVERLSRADPRVRLIVRRGEKGLSRAVLEGLRRARSRIAVVMDADLQHPPETVPLLVEKVAGGGAEVAVASRYAPGGGVEGWSVFRRIISRGAVLLAWLLIPESRKTSDPVSGFFALNLGRVKPDIVSGRGFKILLEIIYTNPYARVVDVPFTFRGRRRGSSKLGPSTILDYLLQVLQLSSMPRFMAVGALGSLVNLVVYTLAFTATGIHLLSSLLGFEAGLIHNALLHDKVTFRNRSLWRSHSFPRRLAKYHATSAAGIAIGVAVSTLLYSIAGLHPLLSQALGIGAGFIVNFTLASRYIWK
- the udg gene encoding type-4 uracil-DNA glycosylase, yielding MAGSRLRILEEEVRRCTRCPLHATRTHAVPGEGPEEAGVMVVGEAPGRMEDKLGRPFVGPAGKLLDSLLELAGLSRSEVYITNVVKCRPPGNRDPREEEIEACLPYLVEQISLIRPKLVIAVGRHAGRTIFRLASLRWPGLAKARGRAWRGRIGGVEVSIAVTYHPAAALYNPGLRGELEKDFSDVIRRIVGEALSRGGGRGRIGGGLDRWLSPDPGGPGEGAGGDVDSQGE